The genome window AAACGAACAGCGAAGATATGTTGATAAAAATATCCGACGTGCTCGACGACCTTAAATCTGTTGCGCGCAAGACGGCAGGCGAGGACGGGGGAAGCCGATACGATGACTTTTATGAAGCGATAGCGCAAGACATAATAGGGCGCATAGCAGACGTGCGCGAGGATCCGACGTTTGCGGATAAGAAGGCGGCAGAGAAAGCAGCGGCAGTTGCAAAAGAGCGTGAACGCGCAAAAGAGCGCGTAAATAAGCTGGTAGCCAAGGAGCGCAAAAGGCGCGAGGCCGCCGTTTCAAAGCTGAAAGACAAATATAAGGCGAAAACGGCAGAGGCGCGGGAACTAAAAAACTTACCTCCGTCTCGTTATCTTATAATAAAAGATCGCAAAATGTTTTCGCAAAAATCAAGCTTAAAGCTAATAATTGTATTTAATAGTAATTGACGCATTCAATGACATATTATATAATTCTAATATACAATTATTTCAAAAAACAAGGAGGCGTAAACTAATGAAAGATTTTAAAGGAAAAGTGGCATTGATAACCGGTTCGGGCAACGGAATAGGCGCGCAGCTCGCGCGCGATGCGGCGGCTCGCGGAATGAAAGTAGTCGTAGTCGATATCCACGGCGACGATGCGAAAAAGGTCTGCGATGAATTGAAGGCGACGGGCGCCGAGGCCGTATGCGTACAGGCTGACGTAACGCTTCCCGAAGATTGCGAAAAAGCGTTCAAAGCGGCGATAGATGCATTCGGATGCGTAGATCTGCTTATAAACGACGCAGGCGTCACCGTATCGGGCGACGCATGGCAGCTTCCGGTGCGCGACGTAAAATGGATCATGGAGACGAACGTCGAGGCTCATATATATATGCTGAGAGCCGTAGTACCGCATATGCTTGAAAAGAAGACCGAAAGCTATATCGTGAACGTGGCGTCAATCGCGGGCCTTTTGTCCACCGCGTCGGGCGCGCTGTATCATACGACGAAATATGCGGCCGTAGGTCTTGCCGAATACCTCTATAAGCGCATGAAGGCGCTTAATGCAAATATCGGCGTATCCGTATTCTGTCCCGGATTTATTTCCACGGAAATGTACAATACGAACAGACACCGCCCCGAACGATTCGCAATGGGCGACGACCCGTATTATAAGCAGGACTGGTACCTTGAGGAGCTTAAGATAAATAAATCCTTCCTTGACGCAGGTATGGAGGTAAGCGAGGCGACGAAGCGCGTGTGGAACGCAATAGAAAAAGAAGAGTTTTATATTCTTCTCGATGAAAGATACGACGCGCTGCTTGCCAACAAGGGTACGGCGATAGTTGACAGAATGCAGCCGGCAGACCTTTTACGCGGCCAGGTGGCAAAACAAAAAACGGAATAAAACAAGCGGCAGCGCCGCAGGCCACCAAAAAGCCTGCGGCGCTTTTTTCTTTGCATTCGGCGCGTTTATGCCTGCGAGGCCATTTATATGGACAAGGAAAGCGGGGCATGGTATCATCAAAATATAACGACCACGGGAGAATGACAGCAAAATGAAAAAGTATCTGCCTTCGATAATCGTTCTTTGTATATTTGAAGCCGTTGCCGTAATACTTTGGCTTGCAAGGGACAATATATTCTATCTTTTTAATTTTACATACATAGGCGGCTGCATCGCGGCGGGAATTGCCATGTTTGCAAAGAAGAAACCGCACGCGCGCCGCTTCGTTCAGTTCGCGGTGGGGCTGTATATGCTCGTTTATCTCGGATTCATCTGCCGCGAGAATATGCAGATAGAGGGCTTTTGGTACTATCTCTTTTTGGGCGTATTCGAGGCGGCGACAATACATTACGCCGTGGCAAAAATTTTCGGACCGCTCCTCTTCGGGCGCGGCTGGTGCGGCTACGCCTGCTGGACTGCCATGATACTCGATCTTATGCCGTATAAAGCGCCTGCCGGGCCGCGAAAAAAGCTTGGATTTATAAAATATGTCGTATTCGCGCTCTCTCTTTTATTCGTTGGCGGCCTGTTTTTATCACATGCGGCCGATATCGAAGATATAATGTTTTATCTGTTCATCGCAGGAAACGCCGCATATTATGCAGTCGGCATAATTCTTGCTTTTGCGTTTAAAGACAACCGCGCGTTTTGTAAATATATATGTCCCGTTGCCGTTTTCTTAAAGCCTATGAGCTATTTTTCCGTGATACGCATACGGTGCGATGAAGAAAAATGCATAAAATGCGGCAAATGCCTGAAGGTCTGCCCTATGGACGTAGAGATGAATATAGACTCGCGCAATCGAAAGAACGCGACCGACTGCATACTCTGCCAGGAATGCGTAAAGTCCTGCCCCGCACGGGCGCTTCATTGAACGGTCGTATTGTGCTTTGCAGCCGTATATGGTACAATATGCTTATAATATAAAGACGGGAGTGATCGCCAATGAAAAAGGCAGTAATAATCGTATCGTGCGTCGCAGTTCTTTTGGCAGCACTTTTGATCTATCAACAGATAGATGCGTCGCATTACAAAAAATATAAGAATATAATTTCGCAGGACGAGGTCGAACAGATACTGTTCGGACAGCCCGTCTCCACCGAGCGGGAGGGCGAGTACAGAATAGGCATAAAATGTTCCGATGACGGTGATTTTCACGCGGTGCTTACGATATATCAGGCGAAAAGCGGCAAGTATGAGCCCGTTTTCACATGCCCCGCCGTTATCGGTAAGAACGGCCCCGGAAAGCAGGCCGAGGGCGACGTGAAAACGCCGCTCGGAACGTGGGTGATTGGCGAGGCCTACGGCATAAAGGACGACCCGGGCAGCCTCGTGCCGTACACGAAGGTGACGGACGACATGTACTGGTGCTCAAGCGGACTCAACGGCAAAAGGTACAACACGCTCGTATATAAGAGCGAGAATCCCGACGCCGACTATTCGGAGGACGAGCATCTTATAGACTACCCCGTGGTCTATGAATACCTGCTCGATTTGGGCTATAACGCGGCGGGCGCGCCTTTCGCCGGAAACGCGATATTCCTTCACTGCTGGCGCGGCGAGGACAGCCCCACGGGCGGCTGCGTTGCAATATCCGAGGAAAATATGGTCACGGTCTTAAGAACGGTAACGCCTGGAACTACGGTCACGATATATTGACAGAACGACTCGTTTTAAGCGTCGGAGAGTAAATACACTTTGCTCTTCGGCGCTTTTTATATTAACGGCTTACCGCCGCATATCAAGTGAAATTTTTTTCTCGAAAAGTATTGACAACGTAAAATCTCAGTGATAAAATACAAAACATATAAAACATATAGGCAATATAGACTATGGAGGCGTGACATGAACATAAACGAAAGGGCAGGGGAAATACCCCGCCGCGTAATAACAGGTACCGACCGAATGTGTTGACTGCACGGACAAAAGCAGCATCATGATCGTTTAATATAAATACTTTTCGGGAGGTAAATAAAATGTCAAATAAAAAATACAGATTTGAAACTTTACAGCTTCACGTTGGACAGGAAAAGGCCGACGCAGTGACAGACGCGCGCGCCGTACCGATATATGCAAGCTCGTCTTACGTATTCCATAATTCGCAGCACGCGGCCGACAGATTTGGGCTTAGAGACCCCGGCAATATATATTCGAGACTTACAAATCCGACGCAGGGCATATTTGAAGAGAGAATAGCCGCTCTTGAGGGCGGTGTGGCCGCTCTTGCAACGGCGTCCGGCGCTGCGGCCGTATCGTATGCGCTGCAGGCGCTCGCGCGTTCGGGCGAAAATATCGTAGCGTCGAAAACGATATACGGCGGCACGTATAATCTGCTTGCACACACCCTGCCGCTCACATCGAATATTACGACCACGTTCGTTGATCCTGACGTCAAAGGCTCGTTTGAAGCGGCAATAAACGATAAGACGAAGGCGATATTTATAGAGTCGCTCGGCAATCCCAATTCCAACGTCATAGACATAGAGGAGCTTGCGAAGACTGCGCACGCTCATAAGATTCCGCTTGTTATTGACAGCACCTTCGCAACGCCGTATTTATTAAGACCGATAGAGTACGGCGCGGACGTAGTCGTACACAGTGCGACGAAGTTCATCGGCGGCCACGGCACAGCGATAGGCGGCGTTATCGTTGATTCGGGAAAATTCGACTGGAAAGAGTCGGGCAAATATCCGTGGATATCCGAAGCGAACCCGTCGTATCACGGACTGAGCTTTGCCGATGCGGTAGGCCCTGCGGCTTTCGTAACGTACATACGAGCGATCCTTTTAAGAGACACGGGCGCAACGCAGTCGCCGTTCCACTCGTTCATATTCCTGCAGGGGCTTGAAACGCTGTCCTTGAGAATCGAGCGCCACGTTGAAAACGCGCTGAAGATAGTCGAGTACTTAAACGCACATCCGAAGGTCGCGGCCGTGCATCATCCGTCGCTTGAAAGCGAGCCGAGCCACGAAGTTTACAAAAAATACTTCCCGAACGGCGGCGGGTCGATATTCACGTTCGAGATAAAGGGCGGGGAAGAGGAAGCGAAGACCTTTATCGACAACCTTGCTATATTCTCGCTTCTCGCGAACGTGGCCGACGTAAAATCGCTTGTAATACATCCGGCGTCTACGACGCATTCTCAGCTTTCGCCGGAGGAGCTTTTAGACCAGGGCATAAAGCCCAACACGATACGCCTTTCTATTGGCACGGAGCACGTGCTCGATCTTATCGACGCGCTTGAAGACGCATTTAACGCCGTAAAATAGAATGGATCTCCACCTCCAATTATAGAACATAAGAATAGAAACGCCCGAAACCCGGGCGTTTCTATTTTTATATGCCTATCGTTTTATTCATGCTGCCGGTCTTATATCCGCCCAAGTCAAGCGTTACGTAGATAAATCCGAGCGATTTAAAGAAGGCGTCTATATTTTTCGCCGTATCGCGGGATAATATTTTATCAAATTCAGAAGGGTCTATCTCGATCCGCGCCGTGTCGTTATGCATACGGACGCGCACCTGCGTAAAGCCGCGCTCGAATAAAAAGGTTTCGGCCTCTTCAATTTTCAAAAGCTTTTCCCTCGTTATCGTTTCGCCGTAAACAAAACGCGACGCAAGGCAGGCAAACGAAGGCTTTCGCCACGTTTCAAGCCCAAGCTCTTTTGAAAGGGCGCGTATTTCGCCCTTTGATAGACCGGCGTCAAGGAGCGGACTCTTTACGCCAAGCTCTTTTACAGCGGCGCGGCCGGGGCGGTAGTCGCCCTCATCGTCCGTGTTTGAGCCTTCCAGAACATTTGTCGTACCAAGCTTTGCCGCTTCGTCCTTCATTCTTATAAAAAGCTCGCGCTTGCATATATAGCATCTGTCGGGAGGATTGTCTTTAAATCCCGGTATTTTAAGCGAGTCTACGTCTATTATTATCTGCTTTATGCCTTCGCGCGAACAGAAAGACGCGGACCCGCCGGTCTCGCGCGCAGGGAAAAGCGGCGAACGCACTGTAATCGCAGTCACGTTTTCACCGAGAACGTCGTGCGCGGCCTTTAAAAGAAAGGTCGAGTCTACGCCGCCCGAAAAAGCGACGGCGGCGCTTTTCATGCTTATAAGATCCTCTTTAAGGATATCGTATTTTCGGTGCAGTCTGTCCATAAAAGCTCCTATAATTTTTCAAGCGCCGCTCTTAGGTCGGAAATGCTCATATTTTTCTCTTTTGCAATTCGCGCAAGGTCGTCGTATTCGTATTTGCGCCTTTCGACGCCATAGCCTTGGGAGAGCTTAAAGCGCACTTCACCGAACGGCGTGTCAAGTGTTTCAAAGGTTCGCTCCAAAACGAAGCGGCGCACGGACGTTTCTCTTACGCCTATGGTCGAGGTGTACTTAAAAATAAGCTTTACTATCGCGTCTCTGTCGCATTCGCGGCAGAGAACGGAAAGCACCGTTGCGGGGCGAGACTTTTTCATAACTGCGGGCACGGCGTAAACGTCGAGCGCGCCGCCCTCAAACAGGCGCTCAAAGGCAAAGCCTATATCCTCCGGCGTCATGTCGTCAAGGTTGCAGGAAAGCTCGATAACCTCTTTGCGCCTATCCTCGCTTTCGCCAAAGAACGCTCTTACGCAGTTTGCGGCTTCAAAATCCTTTGTACCCATGCCGTATCCGGTCTTGAGCATCTTCATTACGGGCATATCTCCGAAGCGCGCGGCAAAATGCCTGAGTAACGCGGCGCCCGTGGGAGTACAAAGCTCACCCTTGATACTGCCGCCGTAGATAGGCGTGTCTTTTAAAATATAAGCCGTCGCCGGCGCGGGTACGGGCAGAATGCCGTGAGCGCATCTTACATGACCGCTTCCGACGTGGATTGGAGAGACGATCACTTCATCCGGAGAAAGCTCGTTCATAAGAAGGCATACTGCCGTTACGTCGGCAACTGCGTCCATCGTTCCTACCTCGTGGAAATGGATATCGCTTACGGGGACGCCGTGGACGTGGCTTTCGGCCTCTGCGATAAGCGAATAAACTGCCAAAGCGTCGCTTTTTACTTTATCGGGAATATCGAGGCCGCCGATAATTTGCTTTATGTCTTCAATGCCGCTGTGCGAATGGCTGTGGGCGTGAGAATGGCCGTGAGCGTGCGTATGTTCAGTTCTTCGAGCGCGGACGCGAACATGTGTATGCTCGTGCGCGTTAAGCGCGTCGGCCAAGCCTTCGCTTTCGCCGTTTATCGTGACCTTAATATGCGTGCCCTGCACGCCGCATTTTACGGAAGGCGATTTTATGAACTTAACGCCCGCAACGGCGAGAGAATTGAGCCTTTCAACAAAGGCGTCGGGGTCGGGGAGAAGTTCGATAAGCGCCGCAGTAAGCATATCGCCAGCCGCGCCCATGGAGCATTCGAGATATAATGTCTTCATATTTTCGCCTCCACGTGATTTATCATGCTTGCAATGTATCCCGCGCCGAAGCCGTTGTCGATATTAACTACGGATACGCCGCTCGAGCAGGAGTTGAGCATCGAAAGAAGCGCGGAGATACCTCCAAACGACGCGCCGTATCCCACGCTCGTGGGTACGGCTATAACGGGGCAGTCGGCAAGACCGCCTATAACGCTTGCAAGCGCGCCCTCCATGCCGGCCACGGCGATTATCACGGTCGCCTGCATAATATCCTTGTTATGCGACAAAAGCCTGTGAAGGCCGGAAACGCCCACGTCGTAAAGGCGCGTTACCTTGTTGCCGAGCGCTTCGGCAGTGATCGCGGCTTCCTCGGCTGCGGGAATGTCGCTCGTGCCGCCGGTGGCAACTACAATAGTGCCGACGCCGTCGGGCTTTGGCTTTCCGCCGATAAGTCCGACTTTTGAGTCTTCGCTGTAATCCATCGCATGAGCCTTGCCTACTTCGGCTGCAGCGTCTTTTGAGAGGCGCGTTATTATAATGCGCGCCTGTCCGTTTTTCTTCATCGTATCAATTATGCCTATGATCTGTTCGGGAGTTTTTCCGGCCCCGTATATCACTTCAGACGCTCCTTGGCGAACCTTCCGGTGAAGATCAACCTTTGCGAAGCCTATGTCGGCATAAGGCTCGGTTTTTAATAAAAGCAGCGCTTCTTCTACGGACATTTTACCGCTTTTAACAGCCTCTAAAATGTTTTTCGTATCGTTTTTCATGTTTCCTCCAAAAGAGAATGATTTTTAATAAAGCGGCTCCGCAAAGAGCGGACCCGCTTTATAGTTAATTTTTGCTTTTTAAAAGTGCGGCCTTAAGAACGCCTTTCGGATCTTTAATAAGCAGAACTGCGAGCCATATAACGAGGCCGAGCGCAGTAACGCAAAGACCCAAGTAGAAATCGTTGAGCATATCGCCTGCGGCGGGAGTAAAATAATCCGCGCGAAGCTCGGCGTATTCAAATAAAGCGTCAACTAGCCACATTATCGAAGCGCCCCAGTAAATAAAGCAGAGTATATTTACCTTCATTTTGTCTTCCGGCGCGTTTTTATACCATATCACCGTTGAAATAACGGCGGCAAAAACAGTAACAAGTAAAGTCATGCGCTCACTCAACCTTTCGCTGAATCGTCAAACGCGGCTTTCTTTTCTATTGCAGAGGAAACAGCTACCATGCCCAGCCATACGACGGTTACAAATACAGCCATAAGAACGCCTGCCGTAGCCATTTCTTTAAGCATATCGGCAGTATCCTGAGGATTGCCTACAGCCGTAAGGAAAGGAAACCACGGCGTGACCTCTCCGTGCCAAATATGTTCAAATGCCAAAAGCGCACTGCCTCCCCAAAGCATCTTAGAAAGCCAGCCGAGCTTTCTTGAGAAGGGGATTTTTGAAGCGGCTTTTTCAAGAGAAGAATGATTTTCATTTTTCAATTCCTTTTTCTTTATGGCGCGCGATGCGATCGTGGTTATAACAGCTTCTGCTGCCGGTACAATAAAGCAAGCCATTTTATTATCCTCCTGTCATATTTGAAAAAGTATGGACCTCATTATTCCTTTATAAAATAATTATATCGCATATGGTATTTTGTGTCAAGCACAGCCGGCAAGAGTAGTATTTTTACTTTATAGGATTCAGCGCGCAAAGAGAAAACTCGGCGCAGTTTAAGATGTTCGCTTATAGGACGCCTTTTTGTTACAAAAGGGTGGAAATCCATTATTGAAAATGATATAATTATTAAAATAATGTCATAAGCTCGGCCTATGTAAACAAAATCGCAAATGGCGCAAGGTCGGTCGAGAAGAAGTTTTTTTAAAGCGCTGCCATAAAGCGGGGCTGCTTATAAGAAAACGGAGATCAAAGGTATAAGTACGAACGAACAAAGCGGACAGATAAAACTTGACGGGATATGCTTGTTTAGGCTATCAAATGCAAGAATCGATTTTGATCGCAGACGAAGAAAAAAGAAGCCGATAAGCAGAAAGGTTTCAAGCTATGGAATATGTTTTGATACATACAATGATATACCTGGGCGCGGCATTGATGGCGTGGAATATTTTTCAGTACGTTCGTTTTTCCAAGAGTGTGAGCAAACGCGGCGACTGGAAGAAAGAGGCGAACATTTTAAGGCTTCCCATCATTCTGCTCGTCCTGTTTTTGTGTGGATATCTGGCCGTTGGGCTGTTCGGACAACCTGATTTTGTCGTAGCGGGCATTTTATTGGGCGGAAGCGTATTCGTGTTTGTAATTCTTATCCTTATACAGCGTATTTCGGACAGGATACAGCAGCACGGAAAGCTTAAGGCTGAGATGGAAGCGGCAAAAAAGGCAAGTGAAGCAAAGACACGCTTTCTGTCGAATATGAGCCATGACCTTCGCACGCCTCTCAACGCTATCATCGGATACACTGCTATCGCGAATCGTGAAGAGACATCGCTTTCGGAAACAAAGGGCTATCTTAAGAAAATTGAGACGGCAGGTATTCAGCTGCTTGATACGATAAACGATGTTCTTGAAATGAGCCGCATTGAAAGCGGTAAGCTGGAGCTCGAGCCTGAGCGGATATGTCTGGAAGAAACGCTTTCGCAGCTTGAGGGATTGTTCGCCCCGCAGATGGAGAACAAAAACATAAACTTTATAAGGCTTTGGGAGCATAAAAAGACATGGGTCATGTGCGACAAAAGTCAGCTTAGCAGGTCGCTTATGAATCTTCTGAGCAATGCCTGCAAGTTTACTCCAAAGGGCGGCAGCGTCACTCTTTCCATGCGGCAGGTCGAAAAGAAGGACGACACCGTAGTTTGCGAGTTTATTGTTTCCGATACCGGCATAGGAATGAGCCCGGAATTTGTAAAAAACATATTTAAACCCTTTGAGCGTGAACGCACAAGCACAGTAAGCAAAACACAGGGCACAGGTCTCGGTATGGCGATCACAAAGAGCTTTGTTGATAAAATGGGCGGCGTCATAGATGTAAAAACAAAGCAGGGCGAGGGGACCATGATCACGATGCGGCTTATGTTTCCGCTTGCCGCTGCGCCCGAGAACGACGCAACTAAGCCAGAGGGAACGCGCCCCGATTTTTCGGGGATACGCCTGCTTTTGGCCGAGGATAACCCCGTAAATCAGGAGATCGCGCAAATGCTTCTATCGCATGAAGGTTTCGTTATCGACTGCGTAAGCGACGGAAAGGCCGCCGTTGACACAGTGACGCAGGCAAGCCCGGGTACATATGCCGCAGTGCTTATGGACATTCAAATGCCAATAATGGACGGCTATGCCGCCGCCCGTGCCATTCGGGCGCTCGACGATCCGGCGCGGGCAAACATACCGATCATCGCAATGACAGCCGACGCTTTTAAGGAGGATCAAAAGGCGGCCGAGGAAGCCGGTATGCAGGGGCATATAGCAAAGCCTCTGGATACGGATAAAATGATCGATACGCTGAGAACGGTTCTAAAACTGTAGGATATAAAAAAGATAAGCTTTTTTACGCAGATTTTTATAAATCAGCAAAAATACAGACGTTCGGCATATGCAGGATGTCGCCCGTCTTGAGATCTGACAATGCATCAAAAGCATGATCGGGTAGGATCAAAAAAACATATATGGGAGAATTTTATGTATGTAAAGCAGAAATATTTAAAAAACGGCGGTCTTATTTTTCTCGTTACACTGCTCGGAATGACAGGCCCGCTTTCAACGGACATGTATATGCCGTCGCTTCCGAATATGGCGCATCAGTTCGACACTACGGCGATAATCGTAAATTTGACTCTCGTGGTATTTTTTCTCTTTATGTCGGTGGGTATGCTCTTTTTCGGCCCGTTAAGCGATAGACACGGCCGAAAGAAGATACTGCTCACGGCGCTTTGCATATACGTTGCGAGCAGTATACTGTGCGCCTGTGCGATGAACGCGTATTTTCTGATACTCGTGCGCGCAACGCAGGGGCTTGGCGGCGGGGGAATGGCGTCGAT of Clostridia bacterium contains these proteins:
- a CDS encoding SDR family NAD(P)-dependent oxidoreductase; this translates as MKDFKGKVALITGSGNGIGAQLARDAAARGMKVVVVDIHGDDAKKVCDELKATGAEAVCVQADVTLPEDCEKAFKAAIDAFGCVDLLINDAGVTVSGDAWQLPVRDVKWIMETNVEAHIYMLRAVVPHMLEKKTESYIVNVASIAGLLSTASGALYHTTKYAAVGLAEYLYKRMKALNANIGVSVFCPGFISTEMYNTNRHRPERFAMGDDPYYKQDWYLEELKINKSFLDAGMEVSEATKRVWNAIEKEEFYILLDERYDALLANKGTAIVDRMQPADLLRGQVAKQKTE
- a CDS encoding 4Fe-4S binding protein, encoding MKKYLPSIIVLCIFEAVAVILWLARDNIFYLFNFTYIGGCIAAGIAMFAKKKPHARRFVQFAVGLYMLVYLGFICRENMQIEGFWYYLFLGVFEAATIHYAVAKIFGPLLFGRGWCGYACWTAMILDLMPYKAPAGPRKKLGFIKYVVFALSLLFVGGLFLSHAADIEDIMFYLFIAGNAAYYAVGIILAFAFKDNRAFCKYICPVAVFLKPMSYFSVIRIRCDEEKCIKCGKCLKVCPMDVEMNIDSRNRKNATDCILCQECVKSCPARALH
- a CDS encoding response regulator → MAWNIFQYVRFSKSVSKRGDWKKEANILRLPIILLVLFLCGYLAVGLFGQPDFVVAGILLGGSVFVFVILILIQRISDRIQQHGKLKAEMEAAKKASEAKTRFLSNMSHDLRTPLNAIIGYTAIANREETSLSETKGYLKKIETAGIQLLDTINDVLEMSRIESGKLELEPERICLEETLSQLEGLFAPQMENKNINFIRLWEHKKTWVMCDKSQLSRSLMNLLSNACKFTPKGGSVTLSMRQVEKKDDTVVCEFIVSDTGIGMSPEFVKNIFKPFERERTSTVSKTQGTGLGMAITKSFVDKMGGVIDVKTKQGEGTMITMRLMFPLAAAPENDATKPEGTRPDFSGIRLLLAEDNPVNQEIAQMLLSHEGFVIDCVSDGKAAVDTVTQASPGTYAAVLMDIQMPIMDGYAAARAIRALDDPARANIPIIAMTADAFKEDQKAAEEAGMQGHIAKPLDTDKMIDTLRTVLKL
- the larB gene encoding nickel pincer cofactor biosynthesis protein LarB, which encodes MKNDTKNILEAVKSGKMSVEEALLLLKTEPYADIGFAKVDLHRKVRQGASEVIYGAGKTPEQIIGIIDTMKKNGQARIIITRLSKDAAAEVGKAHAMDYSEDSKVGLIGGKPKPDGVGTIVVATGGTSDIPAAEEAAITAEALGNKVTRLYDVGVSGLHRLLSHNKDIMQATVIIAVAGMEGALASVIGGLADCPVIAVPTSVGYGASFGGISALLSMLNSCSSGVSVVNIDNGFGAGYIASMINHVEAKI
- a CDS encoding L,D-transpeptidase family protein — translated: MKKAVIIVSCVAVLLAALLIYQQIDASHYKKYKNIISQDEVEQILFGQPVSTEREGEYRIGIKCSDDGDFHAVLTIYQAKSGKYEPVFTCPAVIGKNGPGKQAEGDVKTPLGTWVIGEAYGIKDDPGSLVPYTKVTDDMYWCSSGLNGKRYNTLVYKSENPDADYSEDEHLIDYPVVYEYLLDLGYNAAGAPFAGNAIFLHCWRGEDSPTGGCVAISEENMVTVLRTVTPGTTVTIY
- the larC gene encoding nickel pincer cofactor biosynthesis protein LarC — its product is MKTLYLECSMGAAGDMLTAALIELLPDPDAFVERLNSLAVAGVKFIKSPSVKCGVQGTHIKVTINGESEGLADALNAHEHTHVRVRARRTEHTHAHGHSHAHSHSHSGIEDIKQIIGGLDIPDKVKSDALAVYSLIAEAESHVHGVPVSDIHFHEVGTMDAVADVTAVCLLMNELSPDEVIVSPIHVGSGHVRCAHGILPVPAPATAYILKDTPIYGGSIKGELCTPTGAALLRHFAARFGDMPVMKMLKTGYGMGTKDFEAANCVRAFFGESEDRRKEVIELSCNLDDMTPEDIGFAFERLFEGGALDVYAVPAVMKKSRPATVLSVLCRECDRDAIVKLIFKYTSTIGVRETSVRRFVLERTFETLDTPFGEVRFKLSQGYGVERRKYEYDDLARIAKEKNMSISDLRAALEKL
- the larE gene encoding ATP-dependent sacrificial sulfur transferase LarE translates to MDRLHRKYDILKEDLISMKSAAVAFSGGVDSTFLLKAAHDVLGENVTAITVRSPLFPARETGGSASFCSREGIKQIIIDVDSLKIPGFKDNPPDRCYICKRELFIRMKDEAAKLGTTNVLEGSNTDDEGDYRPGRAAVKELGVKSPLLDAGLSKGEIRALSKELGLETWRKPSFACLASRFVYGETITREKLLKIEEAETFLFERGFTQVRVRMHNDTARIEIDPSEFDKILSRDTAKNIDAFFKSLGFIYVTLDLGGYKTGSMNKTIGI
- a CDS encoding O-acetylhomoserine aminocarboxypropyltransferase/cysteine synthase; translation: MSNKKYRFETLQLHVGQEKADAVTDARAVPIYASSSYVFHNSQHAADRFGLRDPGNIYSRLTNPTQGIFEERIAALEGGVAALATASGAAAVSYALQALARSGENIVASKTIYGGTYNLLAHTLPLTSNITTTFVDPDVKGSFEAAINDKTKAIFIESLGNPNSNVIDIEELAKTAHAHKIPLVIDSTFATPYLLRPIEYGADVVVHSATKFIGGHGTAIGGVIVDSGKFDWKESGKYPWISEANPSYHGLSFADAVGPAAFVTYIRAILLRDTGATQSPFHSFIFLQGLETLSLRIERHVENALKIVEYLNAHPKVAAVHHPSLESEPSHEVYKKYFPNGGGSIFTFEIKGGEEEAKTFIDNLAIFSLLANVADVKSLVIHPASTTHSQLSPEELLDQGIKPNTIRLSIGTEHVLDLIDALEDAFNAVK